In Primulina eburnea isolate SZY01 chromosome 3, ASM2296580v1, whole genome shotgun sequence, one DNA window encodes the following:
- the LOC140825220 gene encoding cation/H(+) antiporter 15-like, producing MPFYEGLTLGFLMNTKGLVEIIVLNVGKDQKVLDDQSFAVMVVAAVVMTSIIAPIVIKIYRPARKFIPYKRRTIQRTKRDGEFRVLVCVHSPRNVPTVINLLEASHPTKKSPIGVYVLHLVELTGRASAMLIVHNTRKSGHPALNRTQAQSDHIINAFENFEQHAGFISVNTLTAISPYSTMHEDICSVSEDKRVALIIVPFHKQQTVDGGMEATNPAFQTINQNVLANAPCSVGILVDRGLNGSTRLAAKQVAHHVAVLFFGGADDREALAYAWRMCEHPRISLTVMRFLPGESTMESTKERRPNQSGRQILTVVTDNDREKQLDEDYINEFRARTMNDSSVVYTEKVVNHGEETVAAIRSIDTIHDLFIVGRGQGMASSVTAGLTDWSECPELGAIGDLLASSDFAATYSVLVVQQYVGMEAHGDAMVATPDSPNQHQEQYSFTLPRNQAVFHPQP from the exons GCCTTTCTACGAAGGGCTTACTCTAGGTTTTCTGATGAACACAAAAGGGCTTGTAGAGATTATAGTTCTTAACGTCGGCAAAGACCAAAAG GTCTTGGATGATCAGTCTTTTGCTGTCATGGTAGTTGCAGCAGTGGTTATGACTTCGATAATCGCACCAATCGTCATCAAGATCTACAGGCCGGCGAGGAAATTCATACCCTACAAAAGGAGAACAATTCAGAGAACGAAACGGGATGGTGAGTTTCGTGTCCTCGTGTGCGTTCACTCTCCAAGAAATGTACCAACAGTCATCAACCTCCTTGAAGCTTCTCATCCTACCAAGAAATCCCCCATTGGGGTATACGTTCTGCACCTTGTCGAGCTCACGGGCCGTGCGTCAGCCATGCTTATAGTGCACAACACTAGGAAATCAGGACACCCAGCCCTCAACCGTACGCAAGCTCAATCCGATCACATCATCAACGCATTTGAAAACTTTGAGCAACACGCTGGTTTCATCTCCGTCAACACCCTCACCGCCATATCCCCTTACTCAACCATGCACGAAGACATTTGCAGCGTCTCAGAGGACAAGAGAGTCGCCTTAATCATAGTTCCTTTCCATAAGCAACAAACAGTGGATGGAGGAATGGAAGCAACCAATCCAGCATTTCAAACAATTAACCAAAATGTATTAGCCAATGCCCCTTGCTCGGTTGGAATCCTTGTGGACAGAGGGCTCAATGGATCAACAAGATTGGCTGCAAAGCAAGTAGCCCACCATGTAGCAGTACTATTCTTCGGTGGAGCAGATGACCGAGAAGCATTAGCATATGCATGGAGGATGTGTGAACATCCCAGGATCAGTCTTACCGTAATGCGTTTCCTTCCTGGAGAGAGCACAATGGAATCAACTAAGGAACGCCGACCTAATCAAAGTGGCCGACAAATCTTGACGGTGGTGACAGATAACGATAGAGAAAAACAGCTAGACGAGGACTATATAAACGAGTTCCGGGCAAGAACTATGAATGATTCCTCTGTGGTCTACACTGAGAAAGTGGTGAATCATGGAGAAGAAACCGTAGCAGCGATAAGATCAATAGACACGATCCATGATTTGTTTATAGTAGGTAGAGGACAGGGCATGGCATCCTCGGTGACAGCTGGACTTACGGACTGGAGCGAGTGCCCCGAACTTGGTGCCATTGGAGATTTATTGGCTTCATCTGACTTTGCAGCCACATATTCGGTGCTTGTTGTGCAACAATATGTGGGGATGGAGGCCCATGGAGACGCCATGGTCGCCACACCCGACAGCCCAAATCAACACCAAGAACAATATAGTTTCACACTTCCACGAAACCAGGCTGTGTTTCACCCACAACCCTGA
- the LOC140828623 gene encoding uncharacterized protein — MLWRSLRESKPRSSTGYRTSNALICPNISPDLSHSPQPPAPLALPVSPPKAASSILCANEVRDFEFKRVPSDYYPWPLESRRDVLSAASIHHLCKSIVLVNTQAPSNVTDVSDRNYSKYYVVVVQHTARFNAETVKNFLYTLNDGKISKK, encoded by the exons ATGCTCTGGCGGAGCTTGAGAGAATCCAAACCCAGATCCTCCACCGGATATCGGACCTCGAACGCTCTCATTTGCCCCAACATTTCTCCCGATCTCTCTCACTCTCCCCAGCCACCGGCCCCTCTGGCGCTGCCGGTGTCACCACCGAAGGCCGCCTCCTCCATACTCTGCGCCAACgaggttcgagacttcgaaTTCAAACGCGTCCCCTCTGATTACTACCCCTGGCCTCTTGAATCCCGCCGAGATGTCCTCTCTGCAGCCTCCATTCATCATCTTTGCAAGAGCATTGTTTTG GTAAATACTCAAGCCCCTTCAAATGTTACTGATGTTAGTGATCGGAATTATTCCAAGTACTATGTGGTCGTTGTTCAG CATACTGCTCGATTTAATGCTGAGACTGTCAAGAACTTTTTGTACACACTCAACGATGGCAAgatatcaaaaaaataa
- the LOC140825221 gene encoding autophagy-related protein 8f-like, translating to MAKGSFREEHDLAKRRAEAARIREKYPDRIPVIVEKAENSSIPNIDKKKYLVPVDLTVGQFVYVIRKRIKLSAEKAIFIFMDNVLPPTGALMSTVYEAKQDEDGFLYVTYSGENTFGNQILP from the exons ATGGCAAAGGGTTCATTCAGGGAAGAGCATGACCTCG CGAAAAGACGTGCAGAGGCTGCTAGAATCAGGGAGAAATACCCAGATAGAATTCCG GTAATTGTTGAGAAGGCAGAAAACAGTAGTATCCCCAATATTGACAAGAAAAA GTATCTAGTGCCGGTTGACTTAACTGTTGGACAGTTTGTCTATGTGATACGCAAGAGGATCAAACTGAGTGCCGAAAAAGCAATTTTCATATTTATGGACAATGTGTTGCCGCCAACAG GCGCTCTAATGTCGACTGTGTACGAGGCAAAGCAGGATGAAGATGGTTTCCTTTATGTAACCTACAGCGGAGAGAACACGTTTGGGAACCAGATTCTACCATAG
- the LOC140825222 gene encoding uncharacterized protein has product MGGHGGLNILPQKRWNVYNYENREKVRRDEEAAAREEQLKREQSRKRDADLRLEKLRQARGLSNSSDQVDRDKPASNPAEIPTELPKEPESDSRHINLFEGIRIFDPIKPGDGKREVKKGKFWRDSDNSSNKKAKKVEEARAVGPEDEKYRMGYGVAGKGVKLPWYMEKRAIDENNLDDEEDFEDDSTSKERGKGNGGKKSLQELREERLKRERTEKEREKALIVEKSRRERGFSTRKRS; this is encoded by the coding sequence ATGGGCGGCCATGGGGGTTTAAACATCCTGCCTCAAAAGCGGTGGAACGTGTACAACTATGAGAATCGAGAGAAAGTCCGGCGCGACGAGGAAGCCGCTGCCAGGGAAGAGCAGCTTAAGCGCGAGCAAAGCCGGAAACGTGATGCTGATTTGCGGCTGGAGAAGCTCCGCCAAGCCCGCGGCTTATCCAACTCATCTGATCAAGTTGACAGAGATAAGCCAGCTTCCAACCCGGCCGAAATCCCTACGGAGCTCCCTAAAGAACCGGAGTCTGATTCAAGGCACATTAATTTGTTTGAAGGGATTCGGATTTTCGACCCGATTAAACCTGGTGATGGGAAACGTGAAGTAAAAAAGGGCAAATTTTGGAGGGATAGTGATAATAGCAGTAACAAGAAGGCCAAGAAGGTTGAGGAAGCGAGGGCGGTTGGTCCGGAGGATGAGAAATACAGGATGGGGTATGGGGTTGCAGGGAaaggtgtaaaattaccgtggTATATGGAGAAGAGAGCCATCGATGAGAACAATCTCGATGATGAAGAGGACTTTGAAGATGATTCGACATCGAAGGAGAGGGGAAAGGGTAATGGTGGGAAGAAGAGTTTGCAAGAGTTGAGGGAGGAGAGGTTGAAGAGAGAGAGGACGGAGAAGGAGAGGGAGAAGGCATTGATTGTAGAGAAGTCAAGGAGAGAGAGAGGGTTTTCTACCAGAAAGAGGAGCTAA